In Kangiella profundi, one DNA window encodes the following:
- a CDS encoding bifunctional diguanylate cyclase/phosphodiesterase, giving the protein MLTKAPLGNSFGFIIKEIAKEEMLRKLSNDQKLLWSFLALLWINFVIFAAFTYIAQREQLIENALQQLTHQSELTGNTLDEWMSSRLGLVTGLASEIANKAPDQRESIPQVYFERIAETGLLQYLGYGLENGFYISNPWPIPDGYDPRLRPWYRSGKQAMEPTISEPYLGVDDYTTTYLAFTAPIIKGNQFYGVVTGDVSFNDIHRKILSTPVSYNGQFNLIKSNGDAVLRPVDPSTEDTTLEFFSSSLSRDQLKKSLSATSITEFTGDNSIVVFYPLEHTNWWLTAEVEKNVLLAPVYQNLTSILLLFMAIALTTILLQKIFARRVYKPILRKMQTDYHTNLPNKNTFIDQMHKLTRSNLKHGLCILVHFKDISSLLSSYSETMVLDIQRKTLKRIKNSFVRDYIVGSVSHDQIALFIPFINTPNNTFIERRLQHLESALNAPFHIEDENQEQHTILTAINIASARYPEDASVFDIINKANMALSTLQNSSSHYTQYHNNVLRQLATESELIQAFHNALHNDELTLAFQPQIDCSTNEITGVEVFSRWYSKALQKSISPQIFIPLAEKHHLIRRLSIWLLHSLFSYINSWLKSRLPAPRFAINLSSLNLHDPVFIKQFFQLMKSYNIPANILQIEITEHISLELFSDGDNPLEAMRNHGISIAIDDFGTGYSSLTYLKYLPIDTIKIDRTFIKSLPASQSDLALSKAIIDIGKEFDLKVVAEGVETVEQLNLLKLHGCYQIQGYLFSKPLSVDELFEFVDRWSSHDHPQRITSR; this is encoded by the coding sequence TTGCTGACCAAAGCACCGTTGGGTAACAGCTTTGGTTTTATTATCAAGGAGATAGCCAAGGAAGAAATGCTGCGCAAACTATCAAATGATCAAAAGCTATTATGGAGCTTTCTTGCCCTCCTGTGGATTAACTTTGTCATATTTGCCGCATTTACCTACATTGCTCAACGCGAACAACTCATAGAAAATGCACTTCAGCAACTCACTCATCAATCAGAACTAACGGGCAACACCCTCGATGAATGGATGTCCTCAAGATTAGGTCTTGTTACTGGACTAGCTAGCGAAATTGCGAATAAAGCTCCCGACCAGCGCGAATCAATTCCCCAGGTATACTTTGAACGCATTGCCGAAACTGGATTATTACAGTACTTAGGCTATGGGCTTGAAAATGGTTTCTATATTTCAAACCCCTGGCCCATCCCCGACGGTTATGACCCTCGCTTGCGCCCCTGGTATCGAAGCGGCAAACAGGCCATGGAACCCACAATTTCAGAGCCCTACCTCGGTGTTGATGATTACACGACAACTTATCTCGCTTTTACTGCCCCGATTATTAAAGGTAATCAGTTTTATGGTGTTGTTACGGGTGATGTCAGTTTCAATGATATCCACCGGAAGATTCTCTCCACTCCCGTTAGCTACAACGGTCAATTCAATCTAATCAAGAGTAATGGCGATGCAGTTCTTAGGCCAGTTGACCCCAGCACCGAAGACACAACGCTGGAGTTCTTCTCTTCAAGCCTGTCACGCGACCAGCTAAAGAAATCCTTAAGTGCCACTTCAATTACAGAGTTTACCGGTGACAATTCAATTGTCGTATTTTACCCATTGGAACATACTAACTGGTGGCTTACCGCTGAAGTTGAAAAGAATGTATTGCTAGCACCGGTCTATCAAAACCTGACCAGCATATTGCTACTTTTTATGGCAATCGCTTTGACCACCATTCTATTGCAAAAGATATTTGCCAGAAGAGTGTATAAGCCAATCCTGCGCAAAATGCAGACTGACTACCACACTAACTTGCCGAATAAGAACACCTTTATCGATCAGATGCACAAGCTGACTCGCTCAAATCTCAAGCATGGGCTATGTATCTTAGTTCACTTTAAGGATATCTCCTCACTGCTATCCAGCTACTCTGAAACAATGGTACTAGACATTCAGCGAAAGACTCTTAAACGAATAAAGAATAGCTTTGTGCGGGATTACATCGTTGGCTCTGTTTCACATGACCAGATTGCACTTTTTATTCCTTTTATAAACACTCCAAACAACACCTTTATCGAACGCCGATTACAGCACCTTGAGTCAGCACTTAACGCTCCTTTCCACATCGAAGATGAGAATCAGGAACAGCACACCATTTTGACGGCTATTAATATTGCCAGTGCCAGATATCCAGAAGATGCCAGTGTTTTTGATATTATTAATAAAGCCAATATGGCGCTGTCTACTTTGCAGAACTCAAGCTCACATTACACTCAATACCACAATAACGTCCTCAGACAACTGGCAACAGAATCCGAGTTGATTCAAGCTTTCCACAATGCCCTACATAATGACGAGCTTACTTTAGCTTTCCAGCCACAAATTGATTGCTCCACCAACGAAATCACCGGGGTTGAAGTGTTCTCTCGCTGGTACTCCAAGGCGTTGCAAAAATCAATTTCGCCACAGATTTTTATCCCCTTGGCTGAGAAACATCATCTGATTCGCAGGCTATCAATCTGGTTATTGCATTCTCTGTTCAGTTACATTAATTCATGGCTTAAATCGCGACTACCAGCGCCACGCTTCGCTATCAATCTGTCCAGTTTGAATTTGCATGACCCAGTATTCATCAAGCAGTTTTTTCAACTGATGAAAAGTTACAATATTCCTGCCAACATTCTGCAAATAGAAATTACAGAGCATATTTCACTTGAGTTATTTTCTGATGGGGACAACCCACTGGAAGCCATGCGTAATCACGGTATTTCAATAGCGATAGATGACTTTGGAACCGGTTACTCATCATTAACCTATTTAAAATATCTGCCTATTGATACCATCAAAATCGATCGTACCTTCATAAAATCACTGCCAGCCAGTCAGTCTGATCTGGCATTAAGCAAGGCTATTATTGATATCGGCAAAGAGTTCGACCTAAAGGTGGTTGCTGAAGGTGTCGAGACTGTAGAGCAACTCAACTTGCTTAAGCTGCATGGTTGTTATCAAATTCAGGGCTATTTGTTTAGCAAGCCTTTATCGGTCGATGAGTTATTTGAATTTGTCGACAGGTGGAGCTCTCATGACCATCCGCAGAGAATAACTTCAAGATAG
- the ruvX gene encoding Holliday junction resolvase RuvX, with amino-acid sequence MTELTEAQRYLCFDFGEKRLGVATGIRSQLSSQALTVLNVTNDQPDWSQVEKLIKEWRVEAFVVGLPLNMDTSEQLLTQKARKFADRLHGRFGLPTYLHDERLSSAEVKDYLFEMGGYKKLKQNPIDAYAAELILKGFFEQHHSF; translated from the coding sequence ATGACTGAACTGACCGAGGCTCAACGCTATTTGTGTTTTGATTTTGGAGAGAAAAGACTGGGGGTTGCAACCGGGATACGCTCTCAATTATCCAGTCAGGCACTGACAGTCCTCAACGTGACCAATGATCAACCGGACTGGTCACAGGTTGAAAAGCTGATTAAGGAATGGCGGGTTGAAGCATTCGTCGTTGGACTACCTCTTAATATGGACACCAGTGAACAGCTGCTAACTCAAAAAGCCCGTAAATTTGCCGACCGATTGCATGGCCGATTTGGCCTACCGACATATCTGCATGATGAACGTCTTAGCTCAGCAGAGGTTAAGGATTACCTATTTGAAATGGGTGGCTATAAAAAACTCAAGCAAAATCCTATTGATGCTTATGCAGCTGAGCTGATCCTCAAAGGATTCTTCGAACAACACCACAGCTTCTGA
- a CDS encoding YqgE/AlgH family protein has translation MEAIQSLANHLLVAMPSLHDPFFSRSVTYVCEHNEQGALGLVLSLPLEATYDELFKHLNIETNGNEDDRVLLAGGPVDRERGFILHSPLGNWESSLTISDDIALSTSEDILKAIAKHQGPEDVVIALGYAGWEQGQLEKEIEENSWLFAPADKDIIFRTRPEERWLKATQLLGIDWTQISEQDGHA, from the coding sequence ATGGAAGCAATCCAATCTCTAGCCAATCATCTACTTGTCGCCATGCCTAGTCTGCATGACCCTTTCTTTTCGCGCAGTGTGACCTATGTTTGTGAACATAACGAGCAGGGTGCGCTCGGACTTGTTTTAAGTCTGCCACTGGAGGCGACCTATGATGAGCTATTCAAGCATTTAAATATTGAAACTAACGGCAATGAGGATGACCGTGTATTGCTGGCTGGCGGCCCCGTCGACAGAGAGCGTGGGTTTATTCTGCATAGCCCGCTTGGTAACTGGGAGTCTTCATTGACTATAAGTGATGATATTGCATTATCTACCTCCGAAGATATTTTAAAGGCCATCGCCAAACATCAGGGACCTGAGGATGTTGTAATTGCCCTGGGTTATGCTGGCTGGGAACAGGGACAGCTTGAAAAAGAAATTGAAGAAAACTCATGGCTGTTTGCGCCAGCTGATAAAGACATTATCTTTAGAACGCGACCAGAAGAGCGCTGGCTCAAGGCTACTCAACTGCTTGGCATCGACTGGACTCAGATCAGTGAACAGGACGGTCATGCCTGA
- a CDS encoding energy transducer TonB, translating into MSQVNPTADKELVKLNQSPVRDGDRLKFTLFLAICFHLLLLLGVRFVLPESEPSQIPIALDVTLAQRESIDAPEKADFVGQTNQQGAGESETAERATTKLENFKNIEGQTDMPSLELIPEQHQSQQALQLVTTEQSQQAVEQPIETKDNQQNTPDQIDKPTEITPPPEQLEQYNLEQDVVNQLQTRGLKKRQISAAIYESPADAEYLELWRKKIEQVGNLHYPEQAKRLGIYGSLTLKVSIDKDGSLLDVVILRSSGEKILDQAALDIVRLSAPFEPLPESIRHNTDILEIVRTWQFKPDNSLNTRN; encoded by the coding sequence ATGAGCCAGGTGAACCCGACTGCCGATAAAGAATTAGTTAAGCTCAACCAGTCTCCGGTTAGAGATGGTGATCGCCTCAAGTTCACCCTGTTTCTTGCTATCTGTTTTCACCTGCTGCTTTTACTCGGTGTACGATTTGTGCTGCCCGAGTCAGAACCCAGCCAGATCCCTATTGCATTGGATGTTACCCTTGCTCAACGCGAAAGCATTGATGCACCAGAAAAGGCTGACTTTGTTGGACAGACCAACCAACAGGGCGCGGGTGAATCTGAAACCGCTGAACGTGCCACGACAAAGCTTGAGAATTTCAAGAATATCGAAGGGCAAACCGATATGCCCTCATTGGAGCTAATTCCTGAGCAACATCAGTCGCAGCAGGCATTGCAGCTGGTAACAACTGAGCAGTCGCAACAGGCAGTCGAGCAACCTATTGAAACCAAGGACAATCAACAGAACACTCCCGATCAAATTGACAAGCCGACAGAAATTACCCCTCCACCAGAACAGCTTGAGCAATACAACCTTGAGCAAGATGTGGTCAATCAATTGCAAACCCGAGGCCTCAAAAAGCGCCAGATTTCGGCAGCCATTTATGAGTCTCCGGCTGACGCCGAATATTTGGAGCTTTGGCGCAAGAAGATTGAGCAAGTTGGTAATCTGCACTATCCGGAGCAGGCCAAGAGACTCGGTATTTATGGCAGCCTGACTCTAAAAGTCAGCATTGATAAAGATGGCAGTCTGCTTGATGTGGTGATACTGAGAAGTTCCGGTGAGAAAATCCTGGATCAAGCAGCGCTGGACATTGTTCGTCTGTCAGCGCCTTTCGAACCGCTTCCAGAATCTATTCGCCATAACACCGATATTCTTGAAATTGTTCGAACCTGGCAGTTCAAACCAGACAATAGCTTAAATACCAGAAATTGA
- the gshB gene encoding glutathione synthase: protein MPHSLLMVMDPIDQVNIVKDTSFGLLLEAQRRGWQLYYCQQQDLYLEQGEVRANCQSLKVFNSADKWFELETVEQTALHRFDTVFMRKDPPFDMNYIYSTYLLELAEQQGTLVINNPRSLRDCNEKLFTAWFPEHTPPTLVTSNSQHLKRFVSEQKDVILKPLDGMGGASIFRIQQGDPNTSVIIETLTGGGKHLAMAQRFIPEITAGDKRILIVNGEVIPFVLARIPQKGETRGNLAAGGSGVPMPISEQEQALAEIIAPELVKRGLYFVGLDVIGNYVTEINVTSPTCMRELDKEYNINIAARLFEGLEQKIEQ, encoded by the coding sequence ATGCCACATTCTCTATTAATGGTCATGGATCCCATTGACCAGGTAAATATCGTTAAAGATACCAGTTTCGGCCTGCTGCTTGAGGCTCAACGTCGTGGCTGGCAATTATATTACTGCCAGCAGCAGGACCTTTACCTGGAACAGGGCGAAGTCAGGGCTAATTGTCAGTCATTAAAGGTCTTTAACAGTGCTGACAAATGGTTTGAACTGGAAACCGTTGAGCAAACAGCTCTGCATCGTTTTGATACGGTTTTTATGCGTAAAGACCCTCCTTTTGACATGAATTATATTTACAGTACTTACCTGCTAGAGCTGGCCGAACAGCAAGGCACTCTGGTGATTAATAATCCTCGAAGCCTTAGAGATTGTAATGAGAAGCTTTTTACCGCCTGGTTCCCTGAGCATACTCCACCCACTTTAGTTACTTCGAACTCGCAGCATCTCAAACGGTTTGTCAGCGAACAGAAGGACGTCATCTTAAAGCCTCTGGATGGCATGGGCGGCGCCTCTATTTTCCGCATACAACAGGGCGACCCAAATACTTCGGTAATCATTGAAACTCTTACTGGTGGCGGTAAACACCTGGCTATGGCACAGCGATTTATTCCCGAAATCACGGCCGGTGACAAGCGTATCCTGATTGTTAATGGCGAAGTAATTCCTTTTGTTCTGGCTCGAATTCCTCAGAAGGGAGAAACCCGCGGCAACCTGGCGGCGGGCGGTAGCGGCGTTCCTATGCCCATCAGCGAACAGGAGCAAGCACTGGCTGAAATCATCGCACCCGAGCTGGTAAAACGCGGGCTTTATTTTGTTGGCCTTGATGTAATTGGAAACTATGTGACCGAAATAAACGTTACTAGCCCAACTTGTATGCGAGAATTGGATAAAGAGTATAATATTAATATCGCTGCCAGACTGTTTGAAGGTCTTGAGCAGAAGATTGAACAATAA
- the pilG gene encoding twitching motility response regulator PilG, which produces MSDLFKGLKVMVVDDSKTIRRTAETLLKKQGCDVVTGVDGYDALSKIADYKPDIIFIDIMMPRLDGYQTCALVKSNQNFKNTPIIMLSSKDGVFDKAKGRVVGSDNYLTKPFSRDELLNAISQQLQNKPAVA; this is translated from the coding sequence ATGAGTGATTTGTTCAAAGGTTTGAAAGTGATGGTGGTGGACGATAGTAAAACTATTCGCCGCACCGCTGAGACACTTTTGAAAAAACAGGGATGTGATGTTGTAACCGGTGTCGATGGATATGATGCTCTATCCAAGATTGCCGACTATAAGCCAGATATCATTTTTATTGATATTATGATGCCTCGTCTTGACGGGTATCAAACCTGTGCTCTTGTTAAAAGTAACCAGAATTTCAAAAACACCCCAATTATAATGCTGTCCAGTAAAGACGGGGTGTTTGATAAGGCCAAGGGGCGGGTCGTTGGTTCTGACAACTATCTGACCAAACCATTTAGCCGTGACGAATTATTAAACGCCATATCCCAGCAGTTGCAAAACAAACCGGCTGTGGCTTGA
- a CDS encoding response regulator transcription factor, translating into MARVLIVDDSPTEAHILTGMLEKNGHQVITAPDGESGIVSAKANHPDVILMDVVMPGLNGFQATRQLKKDPSTSSIPIIIVSTKSQATDRVWGMRQGANDYITKPVDEASLLESVNNVLGS; encoded by the coding sequence ATGGCGCGTGTACTTATTGTTGATGATTCTCCAACAGAAGCACATATTCTAACCGGTATGCTTGAAAAAAATGGCCACCAGGTTATTACGGCTCCTGATGGCGAGTCTGGTATTGTATCTGCAAAAGCAAATCACCCTGACGTTATTTTAATGGATGTCGTGATGCCAGGCTTGAATGGTTTCCAGGCCACACGTCAACTGAAGAAAGATCCTTCTACATCGTCAATTCCAATCATCATCGTATCTACTAAGTCTCAGGCAACTGACCGTGTTTGGGGAATGCGTCAGGGCGCTAATGATTATATAACCAAGCCTGTTGATGAAGCCTCTTTATTAGAGTCTGTGAATAACGTTTTAGGATCATAA
- a CDS encoding chemotaxis protein CheW, whose protein sequence is MSGTDATNIVGILADIAERSQKHRDSLPQHDVSGGAFYSGVGFLLNGVNYLAPLDEISEIIPVPQTTKVPGAKGWLKGVANLRGVLLALVDLQEYLGRPSSRNILKQRVLVLDQHGSYLGLIVDEVRGLHHFEEDEQVEGSLTADAVIAPYIVGGFERNGELWRVFGMKELSESPELHQVAV, encoded by the coding sequence ATGTCTGGAACTGATGCGACCAATATTGTTGGCATTCTTGCTGACATAGCAGAACGTAGTCAGAAACATCGCGATTCGCTGCCGCAACATGATGTTAGTGGCGGCGCTTTCTATAGTGGGGTTGGTTTCCTGCTAAATGGCGTTAACTACCTTGCGCCATTAGATGAAATTTCTGAAATTATTCCTGTCCCCCAAACAACCAAGGTACCCGGTGCAAAGGGCTGGCTGAAAGGCGTTGCCAATTTACGTGGTGTCTTACTAGCGTTGGTTGATTTGCAGGAGTATCTAGGTCGTCCAAGTTCCAGAAATATTTTAAAACAACGAGTTCTAGTACTTGATCAGCATGGGTCCTATTTAGGACTGATTGTTGATGAAGTGCGTGGCCTGCACCATTTTGAAGAAGATGAGCAGGTTGAAGGCAGTCTGACTGCCGATGCAGTTATCGCTCCCTATATCGTAGGGGGCTTTGAAAGAAACGGGGAGTTATGGCGGGTTTTTGGGATGAAGGAGTTATCGGAAAGTCCGGAACTTCACCAGGTCGCTGTGTAA
- a CDS encoding methyl-accepting chemotaxis protein produces MSETKKKMKKASRSGIGIYAFLLIVVLIALAVNAGYGFLESQNRIQRTELASEMKVLSQQIATNASEAAQGTQSAFAELDAATKQFSGNLRKLIDGEGVTNLPPAPANVRNNELKALESLWREVEPQTQSILANQEVVNRMYTNADELAEQIPTMQRQYDSVIDILLDNRADGEEVHQATRQKWLAERISSGMQKVLRGGAEAQIAAEDFGQDVDTFGVYLEGQLNGDALLEIRRVNNPEARDALESIVSEFQSVSEKVDYIVFSTPKLFEVQNASDSIYNSADALLSSTTNVEAAFAAMTTSFTEPGSPYISGALFVLILLLLVGMYANQRKAEKVRLRESEIAAEREKEENARNQEAIIRLLDEIDSLADGDLTVKATVTEDFTGAIADSFNLTIDQLRGVVGAINEAVDQVSKSAEETQQTSTALAEASRQQAQEITGASAAINEMAVSIEQVSANASESSQVAEKSVEIAKKGGEVVRNTIRGMDTIREQIQETSKRIKRLGESSQEIGNIVSLINDIADQTNILALNAAIQASAAGEAGRGFAVVADEVQRLAERSSNATKQIEALVKTIQTDTNEAVISMEDTTSEVVRGARLAQDAGVALEEIETVSTNLADLIQSISNAARQQAASAGHVSNTMTVIQEITTQTSEGTQETARSIGKLTELSEDLRRSVSGFKLDSTNDDYFRSEEVSTVEDDSEESFENMFDDVEESEESTSNELDESLESLSDETSELEDASNDLQESSDELEDFLKEAGESLEELDEDIFLEEETKKKD; encoded by the coding sequence ATGAGTGAGACCAAAAAGAAGATGAAGAAAGCTAGCCGATCTGGGATCGGTATTTATGCTTTTTTATTGATCGTTGTCTTGATCGCGCTGGCGGTTAATGCAGGTTATGGTTTCTTAGAAAGTCAGAACCGTATTCAGCGGACAGAGCTTGCGTCTGAAATGAAGGTATTGTCGCAGCAGATTGCAACAAACGCCTCAGAAGCAGCGCAGGGCACCCAGTCGGCGTTTGCCGAGTTGGATGCAGCGACCAAGCAATTCAGCGGTAATTTACGTAAGTTGATCGATGGGGAAGGTGTAACCAACCTACCTCCAGCGCCAGCTAACGTGCGTAATAATGAATTGAAGGCTCTCGAAAGCCTGTGGCGTGAAGTTGAGCCGCAGACACAGTCAATCTTGGCGAACCAGGAAGTTGTAAATCGCATGTACACCAATGCGGATGAGTTGGCAGAACAAATTCCAACCATGCAACGTCAGTACGATAGTGTGATTGATATACTGCTTGATAACCGAGCAGATGGTGAAGAGGTTCACCAGGCGACTCGTCAGAAGTGGTTAGCAGAGCGTATTTCATCTGGCATGCAGAAAGTATTGCGAGGTGGTGCCGAAGCTCAAATCGCGGCTGAGGACTTTGGTCAGGACGTTGATACGTTCGGCGTTTATCTGGAAGGCCAGTTAAACGGTGATGCTTTACTTGAGATTCGACGCGTAAATAATCCCGAGGCACGCGACGCACTTGAGTCAATCGTCAGTGAGTTCCAGAGCGTTAGTGAGAAAGTTGACTATATTGTTTTCAGTACGCCAAAGCTGTTTGAAGTACAAAATGCATCGGATTCCATTTATAACTCGGCCGATGCTTTATTGAGCAGTACGACTAATGTTGAAGCAGCGTTTGCCGCAATGACTACCAGTTTCACTGAACCAGGTAGTCCATATATTTCTGGTGCACTGTTTGTCCTTATCTTGTTGTTACTTGTTGGTATGTATGCTAACCAACGTAAAGCAGAGAAAGTTCGTTTACGTGAATCAGAAATCGCAGCCGAACGTGAGAAAGAAGAGAATGCTCGAAACCAAGAAGCGATTATTCGTCTTCTGGATGAGATTGACAGCTTGGCAGATGGTGACTTGACAGTAAAAGCGACCGTAACCGAGGACTTCACGGGTGCGATTGCCGACTCATTTAACTTAACCATTGACCAGTTGCGTGGTGTGGTAGGCGCGATTAACGAAGCGGTTGACCAGGTATCGAAATCTGCTGAAGAAACTCAACAGACATCGACTGCACTTGCAGAAGCTTCTCGTCAACAGGCGCAGGAAATTACTGGAGCCTCAGCAGCGATTAACGAAATGGCGGTATCTATTGAACAGGTATCGGCAAACGCTTCTGAGTCATCACAGGTTGCGGAAAAATCGGTGGAAATCGCTAAGAAAGGTGGTGAAGTTGTACGTAACACCATTCGAGGAATGGACACGATTCGTGAGCAGATTCAAGAAACCTCAAAGCGTATTAAGCGTCTGGGTGAGTCGTCACAAGAAATTGGTAACATCGTATCGTTGATTAACGATATTGCTGACCAGACAAACATTCTGGCATTGAACGCAGCGATTCAGGCGTCGGCGGCAGGTGAAGCCGGTCGTGGTTTCGCGGTAGTTGCGGATGAGGTTCAGCGATTGGCGGAACGCTCATCGAATGCGACAAAGCAGATTGAAGCACTGGTTAAAACCATTCAGACGGATACCAACGAGGCGGTAATCTCGATGGAGGATACTACTTCTGAAGTTGTTCGCGGTGCTCGGTTAGCACAGGATGCGGGTGTGGCACTGGAGGAAATTGAAACGGTATCAACTAACCTGGCGGACTTGATTCAGAGTATTTCGAATGCAGCACGTCAACAGGCTGCATCTGCGGGTCACGTGTCGAATACGATGACGGTCATTCAGGAGATTACAACGCAAACTTCTGAAGGTACCCAGGAAACCGCTCGCTCGATTGGTAAGTTGACTGAGTTGTCAGAAGACTTACGTCGCTCAGTATCTGGCTTTAAGTTAGATTCGACAAATGATGATTACTTCCGCAGTGAAGAGGTATCAACTGTAGAAGACGATTCTGAAGAAAGCTTCGAAAATATGTTTGATGATGTCGAAGAATCAGAAGAGTCTACCAGCAATGAGCTTGATGAATCGTTAGAGTCATTAAGTGATGAAACTAGTGAACTCGAAGATGCAAGCAATGATCTGCAGGAATCGAGCGATGAGCTCGAAGATTTCCTGAAAGAAGCTGGTGAGAGTCTCGAAGAATTAGACGAAGACATCTTTTTGGAAGAAGAGACTAAAAAGAAAGACTAA
- a CDS encoding CheR family methyltransferase: protein MKHSSLTHVPDMETATFERWQSLIRKYSGIWIPANRQLFLKTSLLKRIRDLNLKDYDEYYQKLQDKNWASLEWFQLIDALTIHETSFFRHKESFDLVQHVCQQKIIQSANSNSDCNVQIWSVGCSTGEEPYSLAIALEELSLNSLTEKGLRFYYGITGIDISYPALSAARRAIYSDRKLHMMSPEIQASYFNRHDSRHWRVKEHIRNRVLFLQGNLNDIGNSPKRNYDVIFCQNVLIYFRPEDRINILEGLVERLIPGGVLILGLGEIINWKHPELVRIDEKNCLAYQRQL from the coding sequence TTGAAACATAGCTCTTTAACTCATGTTCCAGATATGGAGACTGCCACTTTTGAAAGATGGCAGTCTCTAATTAGAAAGTATTCAGGAATCTGGATTCCTGCAAATAGACAGCTCTTTTTAAAGACAAGTCTACTGAAACGTATCAGGGATCTGAACCTTAAAGACTATGATGAGTATTACCAGAAGTTACAGGATAAAAACTGGGCTTCACTAGAATGGTTTCAGTTAATTGATGCATTAACCATTCACGAAACGAGCTTCTTTAGACATAAAGAATCGTTTGATTTAGTGCAACATGTTTGTCAGCAGAAGATTATTCAATCAGCTAACTCGAATAGCGATTGTAACGTTCAAATCTGGAGTGTTGGCTGTTCAACCGGCGAAGAGCCTTACAGTCTGGCCATTGCTTTGGAAGAATTAAGTTTAAACTCGCTGACAGAAAAAGGACTGAGATTTTATTACGGGATTACTGGAATAGATATCAGTTATCCAGCGCTTAGTGCAGCAAGACGCGCGATATATAGCGATAGAAAGTTACACATGATGTCACCAGAAATACAGGCATCATATTTTAATCGTCATGATAGTAGACACTGGCGTGTCAAGGAACATATTCGAAATCGAGTATTGTTCTTACAGGGAAATCTCAATGATATTGGGAATTCACCGAAACGAAATTATGACGTCATATTTTGTCAGAACGTATTAATTTATTTTCGCCCTGAAGATCGAATCAATATCTTAGAAGGGCTGGTTGAACGATTAATTCCGGGCGGCGTATTGATATTAGGTCTGGGTGAAATTATTAATTGGAAGCATCCAGAGTTAGTACGGATTGACGAGAAAAACTGTTTGGCATATCAGCGGCAGCTATAG